The following is a genomic window from Pseudomonas parafulva.
ATTCTAGACTCCGGACACTGCCGCTCTATTCGGGGACTGCCCACATGCTCGACGAACTCCACTGGGACCCCGACCTGATCCGTCGTTACGATCTGGCCGGGCCGCGCTATACCTCCTACCCGACTGCCGTGCAATTGCACGCCGAAGTGGGCTCGTTCGACCTGCTGCATGCCCTGCGCGAAAGCCGCAGGGCCGTGCGTCCGCTGTCGCTGTACCTGCACGTGCCGTTCTGCGCCAACATTTGCTATTACTGCGCCTGCAACAAGGTCATCACCAAGGACCGCGCCCGCGCGGCGCCCTACCTGCAACGCCTGGAGCAGGAGATCCAACTGATCGCCTGCCACCTGGATCCGCGTCAGCGCGTGGAACAGTTGCACTTCGGAGGCGGTACGCCGACCTTCCTCAGCCATGTAGAGCTGCGCCAGTTGATGGCCACCTTGCGCCAGCACTTCAACCTGCTGGACGACGATTCGGGCGACTACGGCATCGAACTCGACCCCCGCGAAGCCGACTGGTCAACCATGGGTCTGCTCCGCGAACTGGGCTTCAACCGCGTCAGCCTGGGCGTGCAGGACCTGGACCCGGCCGTGCAGCGTGCCATCAACCGCCTGCAGAGCCTGGAGCAGACCCGCACCCTGGTTGAAGCCGCACGCACCCTGCAATTCCGCTCAGTGAACCTGGACCTGATCTACGGCCTGCCCAAGCAGACACCCGAAGGTTTCGCCCGCACCGTCGAGGAAGTCATCCGCCTGCAGCCAGACCGCCTCTCGGTGTTCAACTATGCCCACCTGCCCGAGCGCTTCATGCCGCAACGGCGCATCGACGCCAATGAACTGCCAGCCGCCGCGGTCAAGCTGGAGATGCTGCACAACACCATCGAGCAGTTGACCGCCGCCGGCTACCGCTACATCGGCATGGACCACTTCGCCCTGCCCGACGACGAACTGGCCATCGCCCAGGAGGAAGGCACGCTGCAGCGCAACTTCCAGGGCTATACCACCCACGGTCATTGCGACCTGGTCGGCCTGGGCGTATCGGCCATCAGCCAGATCGGCGACCTGTACTGCCAGAACAGCAGCGACCTGAACACCTACCAGGACGCCCTGTCCAGCGCGCAGTTGGCGACCCAACGCGGACTGCTGTGCAACCAGGACGACCGTCTGCGCCGGGCCGTGATCCAACAACTGATCTGCCACTTCGAGCTGGAGTTCGAGCCGATCGAGCAGGCTTTCACCATCGACTTCCGTGGCTATTTCAAAGCGCTCTGGCCGCAGTTGCAGGCGATGCAGCGCGACGGTCTGATCACCCTCGATGCCCGCGGTATCCGCGTACTGCCGGCCGGACGCCTGCTGGTGCGATCGGTGTGCATGGTCTTCGATGCTTACTTGGCCCTACAGAATCGTCAGCGTTTTTCCCGCGTAATTTAGGAGTTTCATACGCCTCAGCGAGACGATGGGCCGCATGGACAGCCCAACTTGTGAGGCACACCATGGACGGTAGAGGGTGCGCACGCCTATCCGCGTGCGCCATCCAGCAGCCGCACCAAAGAAGTGCAGGCTGGCCTCCAGAACACCCGTAGGTTACCCTTACGGCTTATGTGTGCTTTTCCACAAGGATCGAAAGAAATGTCCGAGCCAGTCAAACTGCGCCCCCACGGTCAGGCCCATTGCAAGGATTGCAGCCTGGCCCCCCTGTGCCTGCCCCTGTCACTCAATCTTGAAGACATGGACGCACTGGACGAGATCGTCAAGCGCGGCCGTCCTCTGAAAAAGGGCGAGTTCCTGTTCCGCCAGGGTGACAATTTCGGCTCGGTCTATGCGGTACGCTCCGGCGCCCTGAAAACCTTCAGCTTGAGCGATGCCGGCGAAGAGCAGATCACCGGTTTCCACCTGCCCAGCGAACTGGTCGGGTTGTCCGGCATGGACACCGAAGCCTACCCGGTGTCGGCGCAAGCGCAGGAGACGACCTCGGTCTGCGAAATCCCCTTCGAGCGCCTGGACGAGCTGTCGGTGCAGTTGCCGCAGTTGCGTCGCCAGCTCATGCGCGTGATGAGCCGTGAAATCCGCGACGACCAACAGATGATGCTGCTGCTGTCGAAGAAAACTGCCGACGAGCGCATCGCCACCTTCCTGGTCAATTTGTCCGCGCGCTTCCGCGCCCGTGGCTATTCGGCCAATCAGTTCCGCCTGAGCATGTCGCGCAACGAGATCGGCAACTACCTGGGCCTGGCCGTGGAAACCGTGTCGCGGGTGTTCACCCGCTTCCAGCAGAACGGCCTGCTCAAGGCCGAGGGTAAAGAGGTGCACATCCTCGACCCGATCCAGCTGTGCGCCCTGGCCGGTGGTGCGATGGACGCCTGAGCGCGGCGCCAGGGTATACTGGCGCCACGTTTTTCCAGGATACCCGCCCCATGCCTAGCGACACCTTCGACCTCAAAGCCCTGATCCGCCCGGTAGTGGACTTCCCGAAACCGGGCGTGATCTTCCGTGACATCACCCCGCTGTTCCAGTCGCCACGCGGGCTGCGCTACGTTGCCGACCAGTTCATCGAGCGCTACGTCGAAGCTGACTTCAGCCACATCGGCGCGATGGACGCACGTGGCTTCCTGATCGGCTCGATCATCGCCCACCAATTGAACAAGCCGCTGATCCTGTTCCGCAAGCAAGGCAAGTTGCCTGCCGATGTGCTCTCCGAGGGCTACCAGACCGAGTACGGCGAAGCTTTCCTCGAAGTGCATGCCGACAGCCTGTGCGATGGCGACTCGGTGCTGATCTTCGATGACTTGATCGCCACCGGTGGCACCCTGCTGGCGGCGGTCAACCTGGTGCGGCGCACCGGCGCCAAGGTGTTCGAGGCGGCGGCGATCATCGACCTGCCGGAGCTGGAAGGCTCGCGGCGCCTGCAGGCGGCCGGCGTGCCGACCTTCTGCTTGACCGATTTCTCCCTCTCCGAATACTGAGCCGCGCAGGGCTCAAGCCTGTCGGCGGAATACCAGCGCCTTGAGCCCGCCCTGCGGGTCGGCGTCGGGAAACTCCGGCGGGTTCTCCAGGCGCTCGACGAACCTCAGCCCGGGCGCCTGTTCGGCCATGCCCTCGATGAGAAACTCCGGGCCAATGGCCGGATCGTTGACGCACGCCAGCACGCAGCCGCCCTCCTCCAGCAATTCCGGGAGACGGCGCAGGATCTTGGCGTAATCCTGGGTCAGCACGAAGCTGCCGCGCTGGAACGTCGGCGGATCGATGATGATCAGGTCGTACGGCCCGTACTTGCGCACCTTGCCCCACGACTTGAACAGTTCGTGCCCCAGATACGCCACCCGCGAGGCGTCGTGGCCGTTGAGCCGATGATTCTCCCGCCCGCGCGACAAAGCGGCCTTGGCCATGTCCAGGTTGACCACCTGCTGCGCGCCCCCGGCAATGGCCGCCACCGAAAAGCCGCAGGTGTAGGCGAACAGGTTGAGCACCCGCTTGCCTGCCGCCTGCTCACGTACCCAGCGGCGGCCGTAGCGCATATCGAGAAACAAGCCATTGTTCTGCCGTACACCCAGATCGAGCAGGTAGCTCAGCCCGTCTTCGACCACTTCGCGTTGCTGGCAAGGCTCGCCCAATAACCACTGCCCGGGACTGTCGGGCAGGTAGCGGTGCTGCAGCAGGATGGCCTGGCCGGTCCACTGCGGGCGTTCGGCCAAGCGACGCAACATCGATTCGAGCTCGGTCAACTGGCCGTCTGGTAGCTCGCGGAACAGGGCGACCAACAGCACGCCCTGCAGCCAGTCAACGGTGATCTGCTCAAGGCCTGGCCAGCAGCGACCACGGCCGTGGAACAGCCTGCGAGTTTCGCTAGGCGCAGCGTCGAGGGAAGTGAGCAGATGCTGCTCCAGCGTATGGATTGGAGAGGTCATGACGCGTCGTGGTAGGCAAAACCGGCATTCTAACGGTTTTCCTGACTGGACTCCGTCAACATTGTGCAGCGATCAGGCTGTAGACAGTTAATCGAGAAAATATGAAAACTGATCGCATTAATTGTGCACAACTCTGTCACCTCAAGTGCCATTTTTGTGTGCACTCGTTACTTCATTGCACTATCAGGTGACATCTTTCGATAGATAAATTTGACTCATAGATCAGGTTATGGCGCTAGCGGACTTGAACACACCACCGAGAATTTGAATTTAATCCAATAAAATCAATAGATTAAAAATCTATCGATAACTTACTTGCCTGCGTCTTCTAGAAAACCTGTCGTCACTGGCATGGAACTGGCTTGAGTGGTCATATGTTTTGTATACAACTTAAGCAAGACATAAACACACAAGAACCGCAGCGCTTGCCCAGCAAGCCGTTTGCGCCCAGAACCCAGTGATGCCACGGCTGCACCGACGCGCTGGCGAGCTTTCGCCGCCTCGCAGCCCCTCGTGCATCAGGAGCCTCCGGAATGAGTAGCAGCCTCGACCTTGCCCCTGAACTTTCCGTAGCCAGCAGCCAGCCCACCGCCACCTCGCTCGACACCCCAGCCAGCCCGTGCGAACTCAGCCCGCGCCTGCACAATCGCGACCTGGCGCCCACTCGCCTCGAGGGCCGTCGCTGGGGCGGCTACAGCATCTTCGCGTTGTGGACCAACGACGTGCACAACATCGCCAACTACTCCTTCGCCATGGGCCTGTTCGCGCTCGGCCTGGGTGGCTGGCAGATTCTCGTGTCGCTGGCCATCGGCGCAGCGCTGGTGTACTTCTTCATGAACCTGTCCGGCTACATGGGCCAGAAGACCGGCGTTCCCTTTCCGGTGATGAGCCGCATCGCCTTCGGCATCCATGGCGCACAAATTCCCGCCTTGATTCGTGCCGTCATCGCCATCGCCTGGTTCGGCATCCAGACCTACCTCGCCTCGGTGGTGCTGCGCGTGCTGCTGACTGCCGTCTGGCCGCAGGTCGCCGCCTACGACCACGACAGCCTCCTGGGCCTGTCGAGCCTGGGCTGGCTCTGCTTCGTGGCGATCTGGCTGGTGCAACTGGTGATCCTCGCCTACGGCATGGAGATGGTGCGTCGCTACGAAGGCTTCGCAGGCCCGGTGATCCTGCTCACCGTGGCCAGCCTGGCTGCGTGGATGTTCTTCAAGAACGATGCGCGCATTGCCTGGTCGGTGAGCGATCCGCTGACCGGCTACGAGATGTGGCGCAACATCTTCGCCGGCGGCGCGCTGTGGCTGGCGATCTACGGCACCCTGGTGCTCAACTTCTGCGACTTTGCGCGCTCCTCGCCCTGCCGCAAGACCATCCGCGTCGGCAACTTCTGGGGCCTGCCGGTGAACATTCTGGTGTTCGCGATGATCACCGTGGTGCTGTGCGGTGCGCAGTTCCAGATCAACGGCCAGGTGATCGACAGCCCGACGCAGATCGTCGCGACCATTCCCAGCACCCCCTTCCTGGTACTGGGCTGCCTGGCCTTCCTGATCGTCACCGTGGCGGTGAACATCATGGCCAACTTCGTCGCCCCCGCCTTCGTGCTCAGCAACCTGGCGCCACGCCACCTGAATTTCCGCCGCGCCGGGTTGATCAGCGCCACCGTGGCCGTGCTGATCCTGCCGTGGAACCTGTACAACAGCCCGCTGGTGATCGTGTACTTCCTGTCCGGCCTGGGCGCCCTGCTCGGCCCGCTGTACGGCGTGATCATGTCCGACTACTGGCTGCTGCGAAAAGGCCGGGTCAACGTGCCGGAGCTGTACAGCGAACACCCAAGCGGCGCCTACCATTACTCGCGCGGTATCAACCTGCGGGCGCTCGCGGCGTTCATCCCAGCAGCACTGCTGGCGATCGTGCTGGCCCTGGTACCGCACTTCCACAGCGTGGCGCCGTTCTCCTGGCTGATCGGCGCCGCCACCGCCGCGACCCTGTACCTGTTGATCGCGCCGCGCAATCGCCAATACCTCGACGTCAGCGGCGAAGCCATCGCCGTCGACCACAGTAGTCACTGATCAAGGAAAGTCGTTCATGCGTATTTTGATCGCCAACGTCAACACCACCGAAGCCATCACCGAGGCCATCGCCGAACAGGCGCGCAGCGTGGCCGCGCCGGGGACCGAGATCGTCGGCCTGACGCCCTGGTTCGGCGCCGAATCGGTGGAAGGCAATTTCGAAAGTTACCTGGCCGCCATCGCCGTCATGGACCGGGTGCTGGCCTATGACCAGCCCTATGACGCAGTCATTCAAGCTGGCTATGGCGAGCACGGCCGCGAAGGTCTGCAGGAGTTGCTGAACGTGCCGGTGGTGGACATCACCGACGCAGCGGCCAGCACGGCGATGTACCTGGGCCATGCCTATTCGGTGGTCACCACCCTGGACCGCACCGTGCCGCTGATCGAAGACCGCCTGAAGTTGTCCGGCCTGTATGATCGCTGCGCCTCGGTGCGGGCCAGCGGCATGGCAGTACTGGAGCTGGAGGCCGACCCACAGCGCGCGGTGCAGGCCATCGTCGAGCAGGCCGAGCGCGCCGTGCGTGAGGACAAGGCCGAGGTGATCTGCCTGGGCTGCGGCGGCATGGCCGGGCTCGATGAGCAGATCCGTCAGCGGACCGGCGTACCGGTGGTCGATGGCGTCAGCGCAGCGGTGACCATCGCTGAGTCGCTGGTGCGGCTGGGCTTGAGTACATCGAAGGTGCGCACCTATGCCACGCCGCGGACCAAGAAGGTGGTGGGCTGGCCTTTGCGCCTGGGGCGCTGAAATCTGGTCTACGGACGATGGACGCCGGTGCCGTTCACCGGCGTCTCCACACGCGACAACGGCTCAATCTTTCGACAGGTATCGATTGCTGCGCATCATCAGCAAACAGCCAAGCGCAATGGCCGTCGATTTCCACAACGCTATTTCCACGCCAAACACTGTCCAGACGTCGAGAAACAGGCTGTACACACCGCTGGCGAAAAGAACGAAACCCGTCCACCGACGCCATGGCGGAGCCAAAAACCGGTCGAAAGCGCAGCCCACCAGAACCATCAAGGCGATCTGCAAGGGGCTATCGTAGGTCACGGCTAGCCTCCTCAGTCAACCGTCGGTGACGACGAAGCATCAGGCAGATACCCATCATCAAGCCCCAGGACTTCCACATGTACAGATCGATGCCGTGATAGAACCACGCTGGGTGAAACAACAGCGTGAAAAGACTGGAGGCAAAGAGAATCGACCCAATTGTTGTTCGCCACGCGGGTGCGGCGATCAAGCGATCCAGGACCAGCGTGGTGACGATCATCAGCCCTATCTGAAACGGATCCTGGTAGACATTCATGATCCATCGCTCAGGAAGAAACCGTCAGCCCTGACGGTGAACTCGATGACGTCATAAGTGATCCCGCGGTGGCCCCTATACCGGTAGGCTCGGTCGATTTCCATACACCCTCTCGCTCCAGCCCCGGAAGCGGTCGTCCGGGGACTGATGGAAGGTGCCTGACCGTCGCGGGAAAACCAGCGAGCCTGAATCGACAAGCTGCGTCAGAAAGCTCCGAAAAACCTAGCGAAGGCGCCCTGGTGCCTCAGGTCGGGCAGACCGTGGATCCGCCGTCGAGCTCTTGGCGTACGTTACGGCTGAGCAGCGTGGCCTTGCCGTCGTGCCAAGTGAGGGTGAGCACGTAGAGGGTGTCGAAATCGCCGCCGTCCCAGTCCTCGGTGATGACGCGCTTCTCGCCCAAGGCCTTGCCGGCCACGGCATTGATCAAGTCGGGCAGGTAGCCGTGCGACCAGGCGGTGTACACCGTGGCATTGCGGTACTTGGGGCGCAGCAGTTCATCGGCGAGGTCGTCGTAATCGTTGGCGTCGAAGTCGATATTGACCGGCAGCCCCAGGCGAATGGCGCTCGGGCTGATGGTCATGAGCGGGCGGATGTAGCTGAAGCGTCGATCCTCGCTGCCTTCCTCGACATGGCGGGTCGGATTGGCGGCGAACACGTAATCGGCATTGCCGAAGCGCTCCGGCAGCACCGTTGCCAGGTCGATGGCGCGGTTCAGGCCCTGGCAGTTCAATTGCCCAAGCCCCTCGCCAGGTTTTTCGGCATGGCGCAGGAAGACCAGAGTCTGGGTGCCGTCACCGCGCCTGTCGTCGCTGCGCACGGCCTCGAACGTGAGGGGTATCAACACCGCAGCGAGGGTCAGGCCGAGCAACAGGTGACGGCGTTTCAGGTAGTGCTTCCACTTCATGGCAGGACTCATTCGGCTAAGGACAAGAGGCCTCCCTGCCAGCACCCTCATGCCCGGCGGCGATGCCGAGCAACGGCCGCCCGATAGGGGTCAACATGCCGGCCCTCCGTGGCAGCAGCCATGTTGGACCCAGGATGTTGCCGAATTACGTCATCCAGGTAACAACAAGACATCATTCGTCGCGGGTCAACACTTCGAGCAACTCGATGTCGAAGGTCAGGTCCGCATGCGGCGGGATACGGCCGACGCTGCGCTCGCCATAAGCCAGCGCCGCCGGCACCTGCAAGCGGCGCTTGCCGCCCACGCGCATGCCCATCAGGCCCTGGTCCCAGCCCTTGATCACCCGGCCGGTGCCGATCACGCACTGGAAGGGCTTGCCGCGCGACCAGGAGGAATCGAACTCGCTGCCGTCGGCCAGCCAACCGGTGTACTGGGTGGTGATCAGCGCGCCCCTGACCACGGCCTTGCCGTCGCCTGGGTGAAGATCGGTGATGTGCAGTTCCTGAGTCACAGGCTGGCCCTCTATGCCAAATACGAAGGCCGACCTTTTCGCAGGAAAGCAGGGTTTTGACAAGCTCAGCTGTACATCGCCTGGATCTGCTCGCCGGTCAGTTGCTGGGTCTGATTGGAGAAGCAGTACCAGGACGGACGCTCATCGGCATAGACCTGCAGGCTGAATTGCCAATCTTGCGCCCCCTGCAGCATGCCCACCGGGAAGAAGTACTCGTCCTTGCCAGTCAGCCGGTAGAACAGGTGAGTGCCACACTGGCCACAGAACCCACGCTCGGCCCATTCCGACGACCGATAGACCGCAGGTGCCGCGCCTTCGAAGACCGGCGCCTGGCTGCCATGGGCCACCAGCATGGGGCCACCGCCCCAGGTGCGGCACATGCTGCAGTGGCAGGCACTGACGTCAGGGTTGTCGAGGCTGGCGGTGAAGTGGATCGCGCCGCACAAGCAGGCGCCTTGCCGGGAGAAAGACATGAAAGCGATGCTCCGTGTCGAGGGGAACGCGAAGTATAGCGGTGATCGTCTCGCTGCTTGGTCGACCCAGATCAAGCAGCCGCAGCGATCACCGCCGTGCGTTTCAGATGAATACCGTCCCGCGCAGATACAACGCGGCGCGACCGCTGATGATCACGCGCCCGTTGCCCGGCACCTCGCACTGCAACTGCCCCTTACGCGCCCCGCCCTGCTCGCAGTCGAGCACGCGCTTGCCCAGGCGCTCGGACCAATAGGGCGCCAGGCTGGTGTGCGCGGAACCGGTCACCGGATCTTCATTGACGCCCACCCGTGGCCCGAACCAGCGCGTGACGAAATCCCGATCTCGGCCCGGTGCCGTGACCGCGATACCGCGCACCTCGAAGACCGATAACGCGGCGAAATCAGGCTGCAACGCATCGAGCCGCGCAGCGTCGTCGATCACCACCACGAAATCGTCCGAGCGGTACAGCGCGCGGGCGCCGGGCAGCCCCAAAGCGGACAACAGGCCGTCGGGAATGTCCACCGGCTGCGGCTGCTTGGCCGGAAAATCCATGGCCAGCAGACCATCGGCACCGCGACTGACGCGCAGTTCGCCACTGCGGGTGTTGAAGCGCAGCACCTCGGCCTGCTCGCCCAGTTGCTCGAACAGCACCCAGGCCGTAGCCAGCGTGGCATGGCCGCACAGATCGACCTCCACGGCGGGGGTGAACCAGCGCAGGTCGAAGGCTTCGCCATTGCGCACGAAATAGGCGGTTTCCGAGAGGTTGTTTTCCTCGGCGATACGTTGCAGCAGGTCGTCCGCGAGCCAAGCGTCGAGCGGGATCACGGCCGCCGGGTTACCACCGAAGGGTTCGGCCGAAAAGGCATCGACCTGAAAAATCTCGAGTTGCATGCACACACTCCTTGTCGGCCCACAGTGCGCGGGCGGGATCGAACGATAGGCTTACAGGGTCACCGGCGTCAGCACCGGCTCGCCGGCGAAGAACGCCTGCAAGTTGCGCAGTACCAGCGCGACGGTATCGCGCGCCGCTTCTGGCGACTGGCCGGCCACATGCGGGGTCAACACGGTGTTGGAGAGGGCCTTGAGGGCCTCCGGCACAGCGGGCTCGTCGTCGAACACATCCAGCGCCGCCCCGGCGATGCTGCCCGCGCGCAACGCCTGCACCAACGCCTCGGTGTCGACCACGCTGGCACGGGCGATATTCACCAGATAGCCCTGGCTGCCCAACGCCGCGAGCACCGACGCATCGACCAGATGCCGGGTGCCCGGGCCACCGGGCGTGGCGATCACCAGGATGTCGACCGCCTCGGCCAGCCGCTGCGGACTGTCGTACCAGGTGTAGGGCTGCTCGCGACGCGGCGTGCGGCTGTGATAGCTCACGCTCATGGCGAACCCCTGCTCAGCGCGTTGAGCGATGGCTTGACCAATGGCGCCAAGACCGATGATGCCCAGGCGCTTGCCGCTCACCGAGGGGCTGATCACCCGGTTCCATTCGCCACGCCGGGTGCTGGCGTCGGCCTGGGGAATGCCGCGCAGCAGGGCCAGCAGCAAGGCCATGGCATGATCGGCCACGGGCCCGGCATTGGCGCCTGCGCCGTTGGTGACGGTAATGCCGCGGGCTTTGGCAGCGGCCAGGTCCACCTGCTCGTAGCCGGCGCCGATCACACAGATGATTTGCAGGTGGGTCAGGGTATGGATTTCAGCGGCGGTCAGGCCCAGCGGACCGCGCGTGAGGACGGCATCGATGTCGGCGGCATGCCGCGCGATGGCCTCGGCGCGCGACTGCGGCGTCTTGGCGTGGATCAGCCGGTAGCCGGCGTTTTCGAGCAACGGCAGATAGTCATCGACGGTTTCCACCAGCACCAGAACAGTCTTGCTCATGCCACCCTCCGCTTCGGTTTGGAGGGCGATTATGCCAGCTTGCGCGCAGGCTGTTCACCTGGCGATGCCGGGGCTGCGGCGCCCCGGCCTGAGGTGCATCACTGCCCGAACGCGCGTCCCAAACCGCCCGGCACGCCGCTGGCATCGGTGCTTTGCCACGGCCCGTTGGGGCTCAGCGACCAGCTCCAGCCTTGGTCGTAGCGATAGTAAGTGCGCTGGCGGTAGAAGGTGTTGGGCTGCTTGTCGAGCACGTACACGCCCAGCTTGGGATCCCAATGGCTAGCACCACCGGGCGGCGGCGCGAAGCTGGCCGAGGTGCGTGGCAGCGGCTTGGGAATGCCGCTGGGCGCGCCCGCCGGTGCAGCAGGCTTGCCGCCAGGCAGCGGCTTGACCACAGGCCCCTGAGGCGGCGTCTCCAGCGGCGGCAACGGCTCACGCTCGGCCGGCTGATGCCCGGTACAGGCGGACAGTCCCAGCGCCAGGGTAATCAGGGTCAAGCGTACGCAGCGGTTCATGGCGGGCTCTCTTATCGGTCAGGTCGGTCGATGGTCACGTGCTGCAGGGGCTGACCTTGGTTGGCCAGCGGCGCGCTCAGGCCGATCCACTCTCCCTGGGTCGGCTGGCCGCTACGCGACACGCGCGCAACCAGTTCGACTTCCTTGAAATCCGACAGTTTCATCTGCGGCATCATCGCGTCGGCATCGGTCAAGCGCACCTCGATGGGCAACTGCGCCACCGTGACCCGCTTGGCCGCCAACGGCATGGGTGGACCTGTGCGAGCACGGGCGAAGATGAACACTGTGTCGTCCGGCCGCACCTTGTCCTTGAGCGCCGCCGCCAGCGCCACCCGCACGCTCAGGCCTGCCGCCGGCTGCGGCTTGACACCGCTGTCCTTGAGTTTGTCCGCCGCGCGGTCGATACCGCCTTGCAGCGCCGCACGCGAGGCGTCGCCTTCGGGCAGTTGCGCCAGCAGGCGCTGCCAGTAATCGATCGCCTCCTGATAACGCTCGCCCTCGAATGCGGCGATACCGCGCAAGCCCAGGCTGGTGACCTCGTTCGGGTCGGCCTTGAGCGCCTCGTCGGTGAGTTGCTGCAGGGGCGCGCTCCAGTGCTTGTCGGCGGCGAAATACTGGGCCTGGGCCCACTGCCCGAGCAACTCCGGCTGGCGCCCGGCCAAGGCTACGGCGCGCTCGAAAGCGCGCGCAGCGTCAGCGGGACGCTGCTCGGCCATGTAGGCACGGCCCAGGAAGTACAGGCCTTCGGCCGAATCCGGCTGGGCCTGCACGGCACGCTCCAGGCGCGTGGTCATCTCCTGCACCGACTGCGGCGCCTGGGCGAATTCACGGGTCAGCTCGACTGTGTCGGCGGCGCCGAAATGCAGGTACAGCCCCAGGGCCAGCACCGGTACCAGCACCGCCGCCAGCAGCGGCACGGTGCGCCCCAGATGGCCCTGGCGCGGCGCTTCGGCGCCCTCGGTATCGGCCAGCAGTTCGCGGGCCGCCTCATCGCGTCCGCGCGCCAGTTGCTCGGCGTCGAGCACACCGGCCTGCTGCTGGGTGGTCAGCTCGGCGATGCGTTCCTGGTACAGGGCGACATTGAGCGCGGTACGGTCTTGTTCGGCCTGCTGCTGGCGCCGGCCACGCAGGATTGGGATCAGCAGGAACGCCAGGGCCGCCAGCAGCAGCAGGCCCGCACTCAGCCAGAATTCAGTCATGGGTGTGTTCTTTATTCAGCAATTGGGCAAGACGGTGTCGTTCGTCCACGGAG
Proteins encoded in this region:
- a CDS encoding NCS1 family nucleobase:cation symporter-1, with protein sequence MSSSLDLAPELSVASSQPTATSLDTPASPCELSPRLHNRDLAPTRLEGRRWGGYSIFALWTNDVHNIANYSFAMGLFALGLGGWQILVSLAIGAALVYFFMNLSGYMGQKTGVPFPVMSRIAFGIHGAQIPALIRAVIAIAWFGIQTYLASVVLRVLLTAVWPQVAAYDHDSLLGLSSLGWLCFVAIWLVQLVILAYGMEMVRRYEGFAGPVILLTVASLAAWMFFKNDARIAWSVSDPLTGYEMWRNIFAGGALWLAIYGTLVLNFCDFARSSPCRKTIRVGNFWGLPVNILVFAMITVVLCGAQFQINGQVIDSPTQIVATIPSTPFLVLGCLAFLIVTVAVNIMANFVAPAFVLSNLAPRHLNFRRAGLISATVAVLILPWNLYNSPLVIVYFLSGLGALLGPLYGVIMSDYWLLRKGRVNVPELYSEHPSGAYHYSRGINLRALAAFIPAALLAIVLALVPHFHSVAPFSWLIGAATAATLYLLIAPRNRQYLDVSGEAIAVDHSSH
- a CDS encoding GFA family protein: MSFSRQGACLCGAIHFTASLDNPDVSACHCSMCRTWGGGPMLVAHGSQAPVFEGAAPAVYRSSEWAERGFCGQCGTHLFYRLTGKDEYFFPVGMLQGAQDWQFSLQVYADERPSWYCFSNQTQQLTGEQIQAMYS
- a CDS encoding PhzF family phenazine biosynthesis protein, yielding MQLEIFQVDAFSAEPFGGNPAAVIPLDAWLADDLLQRIAEENNLSETAYFVRNGEAFDLRWFTPAVEVDLCGHATLATAWVLFEQLGEQAEVLRFNTRSGELRVSRGADGLLAMDFPAKQPQPVDIPDGLLSALGLPGARALYRSDDFVVVIDDAARLDALQPDFAALSVFEVRGIAVTAPGRDRDFVTRWFGPRVGVNEDPVTGSAHTSLAPYWSERLGKRVLDCEQGGARKGQLQCEVPGNGRVIISGRAALYLRGTVFI
- a CDS encoding adenine phosphoribosyltransferase codes for the protein MPSDTFDLKALIRPVVDFPKPGVIFRDITPLFQSPRGLRYVADQFIERYVEADFSHIGAMDARGFLIGSIIAHQLNKPLILFRKQGKLPADVLSEGYQTEYGEAFLEVHADSLCDGDSVLIFDDLIATGGTLLAAVNLVRRTGAKVFEAAAIIDLPELEGSRRLQAAGVPTFCLTDFSLSEY
- a CDS encoding FKBP-type peptidyl-prolyl cis-trans isomerase translates to MTQELHITDLHPGDGKAVVRGALITTQYTGWLADGSEFDSSWSRGKPFQCVIGTGRVIKGWDQGLMGMRVGGKRRLQVPAALAYGERSVGRIPPHADLTFDIELLEVLTRDE
- the hemN gene encoding oxygen-independent coproporphyrinogen III oxidase, giving the protein MLDELHWDPDLIRRYDLAGPRYTSYPTAVQLHAEVGSFDLLHALRESRRAVRPLSLYLHVPFCANICYYCACNKVITKDRARAAPYLQRLEQEIQLIACHLDPRQRVEQLHFGGGTPTFLSHVELRQLMATLRQHFNLLDDDSGDYGIELDPREADWSTMGLLRELGFNRVSLGVQDLDPAVQRAINRLQSLEQTRTLVEAARTLQFRSVNLDLIYGLPKQTPEGFARTVEEVIRLQPDRLSVFNYAHLPERFMPQRRIDANELPAAAVKLEMLHNTIEQLTAAGYRYIGMDHFALPDDELAIAQEEGTLQRNFQGYTTHGHCDLVGLGVSAISQIGDLYCQNSSDLNTYQDALSSAQLATQRGLLCNQDDRLRRAVIQQLICHFELEFEPIEQAFTIDFRGYFKALWPQLQAMQRDGLITLDARGIRVLPAGRLLVRSVCMVFDAYLALQNRQRFSRVI
- the fnrA gene encoding Crp/Fnr family transcriptional regulator FnrA produces the protein MSEPVKLRPHGQAHCKDCSLAPLCLPLSLNLEDMDALDEIVKRGRPLKKGEFLFRQGDNFGSVYAVRSGALKTFSLSDAGEEQITGFHLPSELVGLSGMDTEAYPVSAQAQETTSVCEIPFERLDELSVQLPQLRRQLMRVMSREIRDDQQMMLLLSKKTADERIATFLVNLSARFRARGYSANQFRLSMSRNEIGNYLGLAVETVSRVFTRFQQNGLLKAEGKEVHILDPIQLCALAGGAMDA
- a CDS encoding aspartate/glutamate racemase family protein, whose product is MRILIANVNTTEAITEAIAEQARSVAAPGTEIVGLTPWFGAESVEGNFESYLAAIAVMDRVLAYDQPYDAVIQAGYGEHGREGLQELLNVPVVDITDAAASTAMYLGHAYSVVTTLDRTVPLIEDRLKLSGLYDRCASVRASGMAVLELEADPQRAVQAIVEQAERAVREDKAEVICLGCGGMAGLDEQIRQRTGVPVVDGVSAAVTIAESLVRLGLSTSKVRTYATPRTKKVVGWPLRLGR
- a CDS encoding class I SAM-dependent methyltransferase, whose translation is MTSPIHTLEQHLLTSLDAAPSETRRLFHGRGRCWPGLEQITVDWLQGVLLVALFRELPDGQLTELESMLRRLAERPQWTGQAILLQHRYLPDSPGQWLLGEPCQQREVVEDGLSYLLDLGVRQNNGLFLDMRYGRRWVREQAAGKRVLNLFAYTCGFSVAAIAGGAQQVVNLDMAKAALSRGRENHRLNGHDASRVAYLGHELFKSWGKVRKYGPYDLIIIDPPTFQRGSFVLTQDYAKILRRLPELLEEGGCVLACVNDPAIGPEFLIEGMAEQAPGLRFVERLENPPEFPDADPQGGLKALVFRRQA